A window of Thermoproteus sp. genomic DNA:
CGAGGTTCCTAGTCCCTATATACTCGCCGCTCCTATAGAAATATCTAGTCTCTTTGATGGTGCCAGTTAGGGGGTTGTAGGTCGCTATAGACAGGACCCTGTAGGGCCCCGCTGATATCCACATGTTCCAAGTCTCGCCAAGTGCGGCATACGCCTTGTCTATTTTCGCTCTGTTAGCTAGATCTAACGCCAAAAGGCCGCCGGGCTTTATCGAGCCGGACAGCCACATCAACACCTCTAGGTCCTCCTCGTCGCCAAACATGCCCAGAGAGCTATGCATTATATACGCCCCGTCGAACGCCCTACGCCTAAACGGCGGCATCCTCACATCGGCGGCCACCACATCGCCGTACCTCTTGGCCTCTTGGAGATATTTCACATTTATGTCCAAGCCCACCACCGAGTCTCCAGGCAGAAACCTCATGTGCCTCCCGTGGCCGCACGCCGCATCTAGAAAACGCCTACCTGGACTTATGCCCAACACCTCTACGAGGAATTGCGCCTCCTTCGCGCTGACTTCGGGGCCCTTGTAGTACTCCATGAAGTCTCTATACACCTCGTCGAAGAATTCGTCTATCCAGTTCATAACAATCTCGACATATCTTCTGGCGACTTGGCGATCTTAAATCCAGAGGCCTTTCTGAGCCTATTCATAATGGCCAGGCCTATTCCCGCCTCCTCTATAGTCGGCGCTATAGCCACGTCGACGCCGACCTTGTCCACCCTCCTAAGCGAGTCGTATAGGTTTTTAGCCACTTCATATAGGTCGGAGCCCAGCTCGAACACCACATCGCCTTCGGCGCACTTGCCGGCCATACACAACACGGCCACTTTGAGCCCTCTGCTCTTGGCGATCTTCACAGCATAGGCCAGATCGAACTCAGCAAGAATTAACGGCGTATCGGGCGCATAGTGTCTATATTTCATCCCGGGCGCCAACGCCACGTCTGCCTCGCGAAGGCCTTTGGCGAAATCCGGCACGACGACGTCGCCGAATATAGACTTGAGCTCCTCGACGCTGAAGGGGCCCGGCCTCAATAGGACCGGCGGCCTCTTCGTCGCGTCGATAATGGTGGACTCCACGCCGAAGAACGTCCTCCCGGCGTCTAGGACCACGTCGACGGAATCCCCCAAGTCCTCAACTACGTGCCACGCCTCTGTGGGGCTGGGCCGGCCGGCCCTATTGGCGCTGGGGGCCGCTATGGGGGTGCCCGCCAGCTCTATTAGTTTCAACGCGACTGGATGTGCAGGGCACCTCAACGCGACTGTGGGGAGGCCAGCGGTCACAGAAGCCGGGAGGTCTACCCTCTTCTTCACGACAAAAGTTATGGGGCCCGGCCAGACCCTCTTGGCTATTCTGGCCACGTCTTCTGGAAACTCGCCTATCTCGAGGGCTTGGTCTAAAGACGAGACGTGTACTATAAGCGGGTTGTCCGCAGGACGGCCTTTAGCCTTGAAGATCTTCGCTGTGGCTTCTGCATTAAATGCGTCTGCGCCGAGGCCGTAGACGGTCTCGGTGGGAAACGCCACAAGGCCGCCCGATCTGATGACAGAAGCGGCCTCGGCTATGTCCTCTGCTCGCGGGCGTAGCGGGTCTACCTTTAATATCTTCACCACGACGAAATGAATATTACCGGCGATTATAAGTCTTAGCATGGAGGTTACGGTAATAGGGACCGGCAGGATGGGGTCGGCCTTCGTCAAGAGGGCCGCCCAGCTGGGGTATAAAGTCTATGCGTGGAATAGGACCCGCGAGAGGCTGGCGGGCCTCCCGGCGACGCCTATATCCAAGCCTTCAGAGGCCCGCGGCTTCACTGCGATCTTCGTGGCTGACGACGAGGCCCTTTTGTCTCTAATCGACGAGGTTAAAGGCGACGTGGTAGCCCTAATGGGGACTTATTCCCTAAACGGCGCCAACACGGCCCGTAGGGTTCTGGCGTCTAGGGGAATTCCGACTTTAAGCGCGCCGATTGTAGGCGGGCCTGGCAATGTCGAGAGGGGAGACGCTATCTATATAATTGGGGGCGAGCGCGAAGTCTACGAGAAGTATTCCGACTTCTTCGCGAAGGTGGGAAAGGTCTTCTATATCGGCGACTTCGAAAAGGCGGTAGTGTTGAAGCTGGCCTACAACTCATTGCTCATAGGCACCGTGGCGGTGTTGGGCGAGGCGTCCTCGCTGGCCGTAGCCTACGGCATATCGCCCAGCCAATTCAAAGAACTTTTGTCGCAAACTGTATTCAAAGAGATAGGGTCTGTATATATCGACAGGATGTATTCGGGCGAACAGGGCACCTTCGCGTTGAGACACGCCGGGAAAGACGTGAGGTATGCCACAGCGGCCGCCGCGGGGAGGTCGGGCTCTATTGTCCTCTCGGCCGTCCGGTCGCTCTACGAGTTGTTGGAGGCTTGGGGACTCGGCGATGCCTACTACATAAAGGCCGGCGTGCTTGAGGCCAAGAGACAGTAATATCTATTTTTTAAGAGGTCTAATTGTTGTCTCCATGCCGATATTCGACTACGCCCTAATCACAATGTTTGTAGTCTCGGCGGCAATCTTAGGCGTGATGATATATCTATTCTGGAGGTCTAGTGAACGTATGGATTCAAACGAGCAGAAACAATCGCGGGTAATTACTGTGATAAGATGTGGCGATGGTAACGAAAAAACTAGAGAATATAGGGAGGGCGACTATGTAGGCCTCGGCGTCGAGGACTGCGCGGGCGGAATCGTGGTGGGGATATATAGAGAGGGACAACAGAAGTGATATGGCCTATAGACAGGCCGTAAGCATCGCCGAAGCGCTTAAATCGACAGGCTCGGTTACTGTAAGGGGTTGGGTCTATAGGAAAAGGGAATTGAAAGACAAGATCTTCATCGTTCTTAGAGATTCAACCGGTATAATACAACTAGTCTTCACGCGGGGCACCGATGCGTTTAACGTAGCCCAGAGACTTAACATAGAGTCCTCGCTGGTGGCCACAGGCGTCCTTAAAGAAGAGCCCAGAGCGCCTGGAGGCAAAGAGATACAAGTCCAGTCTGTAAACTGGTACTACGAGGGGAAGCCGTATCCCATAAACGAAGACGCCGCGCAAGCCGATAGCGAATATCTACTGGACGTAAGGCACCTCTGGCTTAGAAGCAGGAAGATGCAAGCTGTCTTGAAGATTAGACATACCGTGTTCGGCGCCATACACGAATATTTCAGGTCTAGAGGCTACTACGAGGTGCAGGGACCTATGTTCATAACCGCGGCGGTGGAGGGCGGCGCTACGCTCTTCAAAGTGCCCTATTTCGACGACTACGTATATTTGACCCAGAGCTCTCAATTCTACCTAGAGGCCTTTATATACAGCCTCGAGAAGGTCTACACCATAGCGCCGAGCTTCAGGGCGGAGCCCTCGCGTACTAGAAGACATTTGACGGAGTTCTGGCACGCAGAGGCCGAAATGGCTTGGTACCACCTCGAAGACTTAATGCGTGTAAACGAGGAGCTCATATCGCATGTAGTGTCTAAAGTACTGGACGAGAGGGCCGAGGAGTTAAAACTCCTCGGGAGGAGGACCGAACCGTTGGAGAACATAAAGCCGCCCTTCTACCGCGTGTCGTACGACGAAGCCATAGAGATTTTGAGGAAAAAAGGCGTCAATATCAACTGGGGCGACGACCTAGGCGCGGACGAGGAGAGAATCCTCACGTTGCAGTTCGACAGGCCGATTCAGCTATATGGATTTCCCGAAAAGGTAAAGGCGTTTTATCACCGCAACGACCCGAAAAGGCCTGAGGTGACTCTGAGCGTAGACGTATTGGCTCCTGAGGGCTACGGCGAAATCATCGGAGGGGGCGAGAGGATATACGACGAGGGAGAGCTGTTGTCGAAAATAGAACGATTTGGCCTTAACCCCAAGGACTACCAGTGGTATATAGACCTACGGCGCTACGGCTCGGTCCCACATTCGGGCTTTGGGCTGGGCGTAGACAGACTGGTCATGTGGATAGCTGGGCTCGACCACATCAGAGATGCAGTTCCCTTCCCGAGAGACATCAGGAGGAAGTACCCTTGAGGGTACTCATAACGGGCACTCCTGGCGTTGGAAAGACCACGGCTTGTAGGGAGCTCTCGAGGCTCCTAGGGGCTAAATGTATAGAGGTCGCCGCCCTGCTTGCCGGCAGGCCCTTCACGAGGTGGGACCCCTATTCCCTCACCTACGACATATTGGACGCAGAGGCGGCTCGGAGGGTCCTAGAGGGAGAGATGACGGGGGATTATATCGTCGACACACATGTATTGGATCTAATAGGAGATGTCGACTATGTCTTCGTGTTGAGGAAGAGGCCAGACGTGCTCTTCAGAGAACTTAAAGGCAGAGGGTGGCCGCTCCATAAAGTCGTCGATAACGTCTGGTCGGAAATTCTCGACTACATATACCTACAGGCTAAAGAGAGATGGAGACGTATATATCAAATAGATGTGACCGAAAAGTCGACCCACCAGACTGTAGACGTCATGGTTAAATGTATTAGGGGGTTTGTATGCCCCGACGACGAGGTCGACTGGCTTCAGTACTCGCTGGAGACTGGCTTCCTAGACGAGCTGGAGGCTATCGCCAATAGGGCCTCTTTGCGGCCGTCTTCCTCTCCACAAGGAACCTAACGGCCCAACCCTGCTCTACGAACTTACGGATTAAGCCCCTCATGCTACTCTTGGAGGAGATCAGAAGCACGTACTCCACACGTGCGTTGTCTAGATAGAGCCGCGCCAAGTAGGACCTACGGCCGCCGTCCTCAAGGACTATATCAGTATGGGACATAGAAGAGAGCTCGGGAACTATATGTAGCACCTCCTTCTCTATCTCCGTTATGTCCCCCACCTTAGCCGGCTCCTCGTCTAACTCTCTAAGCCCTACGATCTTCATCTCCAACATGACGACGCCGAAGTCCTTACCGGCCCTCAATAGGGCCACGGAACGTATAGCCATCGATATTTAGATGCTTGGGACATATAAAGCTTGAGCTTCGATATGGACATCGGCAAGCTAAAACGCCTTTTCGGCTATTTCCAATATTAAGCCCGTGGGGTCTTCGAGCCGTAGAGGCGGGGTCCTTCCCTCGTCGAGGGCTCTTTTCAACTCCTTAAGGCAACTCTCAAAATCGCGACAACGACGTAGGGGGGCGCCCTTACTTATTAGGTACGTATCGACGTATAGCTCTTCGGGGAAGTAGGATAAGGCTGGAGTGCCCAAGAGCGCGGCCTCTGTGGCCATGGTAAGACCGCCCGTTATTACTGCAGCCGCGTAGTAGGCAAGGTCTAGATGGTCGACAGCTTTAGTCAAATTTACAGCCCCTTCTACGATCTGGTCGTCGTACCTAGGCACGTTGACCACTACATAGCCCAATTCCCTGACTGTCTCCATCAATTTCCTCCTCAGCTCAACATAGTTCCACTTATAGTACGCGGCCTTTGCCTCCTCGGGCCTAAAGACCACGTAACGGCCTGGCTCTAAGCCCAGCCGCGTAATTACATCTCGATTGGGCTTATGCCTCGACGTCCACATATATTCGAAAAGCCCGTCGAAGACCTCCACGCGTTTGGGGCAGTAGGGCCTCCAAGCTTCTACGGGGATTGCGGCAGGGGCTATTAGGTATTCGGAGAGGGGTATGGTCAGGCTGTTGGCATGATATGCGTGGGGCGTGTCGTTTAGGACTATAGACTTCTTGCCCAAGCCGAAGGCTACCCTCACGGCGTCGGGGCTGGGGAAGGACAAAACGCCGTCAAGGCCCTTGATTATATCCACTAAAGCCATCTGCCTACGTAGCCCCTCCGTCAGCTTCTCCTCTACAGTCTCGCCATATCTCCCTATACATGTATATTCTACGCCGTAATGGTCCAACATATCTTTTACATGATAATATTCCCTACAAGTTATAACTAGATTTAATCCTGATTTCTTCAATATAGATGCAATTCTAGCTTGTTTTGGAGTTAAAGCATCAAATAGGACCTTCATTCGTGTATATAGACGAACTTATTGCCTCCTATATACTTCACGAAGCCGTATCTAACAAACTGGACGGCCGTCCCTATGCCGATCTCTAGGGCCTTGGCCTCGACGAGGCCGAGCTCCTCTACTTTCTTCCCGACGGCGAGGGGCTTCACGACTACAGCCGAGGGGGAGCCCTCGGGTACCCATTGGACTATCTGCAACTTGGCCTTACGGGCCTCGTCTATAGTGAAGCCGGTCACGACCCCTCGATATAGGTTATCGCCATCTTTTTCGACCTTCACATTGACGAACTCCATGAGCCTAAACGCCTTGAGCTCTATGTCCTTTTTGGATACATATACCGAGACGGAGCCGGGGCCCATTTCGTACGTCCTATATCCACGTTCGGGGAAGCTCGGATGTTGGGGCAATTTGGCCACGACTTTGCTGGGGAGGTCTATTACTAACTTCACGGGGTCCACGACGAACATATACCTATCGGCTCTGGGGTCTAGGACCTTCCTATTTATGGCGAAGAGGTTGGCTAGAGATACGGTGGAGTCCGAAGGCTTTATCCCAACGCTCAATATCAACTCCCATATGGCCTCAGGCAATATGCCGCGGTTCCTCAGACCCGAGAGGGTAGGCATAGATATGTCGTCGAATTTTATCTTCAGCGCTTTGAGTTTAGATTTGCTTAAAGAGCCACCTTCTATTTTGAGCCTCCCGAAGTGGATAGTCACCGGCTGTTTCCATCCGAAATGTTTGAATATATAGGATTGTTTAGTCGTATTTACACTATGTTCTTGCGCGCGGAGCACGTGCGTCACGCCCATGAGGTGGTCGTCTATAGAGACCGCGAAGTTGTAGGTGGGCCACACCCTGTATTTAGACCCAACTAGCGGGTGGGGGGTCCTCTCAGTGTCGATAATCCTAAACGCGACCCAGTCCCTCACGCTGGGGTCGGGATGCGACAGGTCGGTTTTAACTCTAAGCACGGCCTCGCCCTCGCCGAAGTCTCCCCTCAACATTTTTTCCCAAAGCTCTAGGTTCTTCTCCACTGGGGCGTCTCTATGCGGACAGGCCTTGCTGGCATTTCTTAGCTTGCGCCACTCTTCGGGCTTACATAAATCGACGTAGGCCCCGCCGAGCTCTATGAGCTTTTTCGCATATTCGTAGTATATCTCCATACGTTGTGACTGGATGTACTCCTCGTCCCATTTGACGCCTAACCACCTCAAGTCCTCTCTTATCGCCTCATATGCGTTTATCTCTTCGGTGACCAACGGCCTTTTTATTCTGGGATCTGTGTCCTCAAAACGGAGGATGAACTTCCCGCCGTACTTCAACTTATATGCGTAGTTCAATATGGCCGGCCGCGCGCTACCCAGATGGAGGACAAAATCGGGGTTTGGAGCAAAGCGCACAACTACACCCTTGGCGCCCTCCACACCCGGAAGAGCGGGTAGCGCGTCTATGCCGGGCCTCTTCTCTACCTCTGCCTTCTTTTCCTCCAAGGCCTCCGGCCATCTAGCCGCCAACAAAGACCTCTGTTCTTCAAGGCTCATGGAGTTCACTTTCTCCACCACCGCGTCCACTATGGATTTAACCTCGCGGGCCTTCGGCCTCAAGTCGGGCCTCTCGGCCATTATTTTAGACATCACAGCCTTGGGGTCGGCCCTCCCTCCGTATTTAATTGCGTTTATTAAGGCGTATTTGAGCACTATGTCCTCAAGGCTTTCCATCGCTCAACAACTTCTCTACCTCCTCTAAATCCTTCATGGTGTCGATAGACCGCCAAAAGACGTCTCTATAGAGGACCGCCTTGAGGCGCCTCTGTTTCGCCAATATCGGAAATGTAGTCTCCTCTATGTTCCCTCTATCCGGCAGGACCTTCAAGATATCGCGCCTCATGGCGTAGACGCCAGCGTTTATGAAATAGCCTTCGAGGACGGGCTTCTCCCTAAAGGCCGTGACGTAGCCCGACTCGTCGAACTCCACTATTCCGTATGGACTCCTCAAAGGCACTAGCGCTATGGCCACATCGGCCTTCTCGAGGGCGTTGAGGAGGGGCGCTATGGGCAGGTTTGTGACTATATCTCCATTTGTCGCCACGAAGACGTCGTCTTCTAGGTAGGGCTCTGCGTTCTTGAGGGCTCCGGCCGTGCCGAGAGGCTCCTCCTCTACGCTGTAGAATATCCTCACGCCCAGCTTCCTTCCATCGCCAAGCGCCTCGAAGACCTTATGTCGGAGATAGCCGACGGCCAATATGAAGTCAGATATGCCCTGGCTCTTCAGCCACTCTATCTGCCTCACCAATATCGGCTTCCCCGCTATAGGCAGTAGAGGCTTAGGAAGCTCATTGGTGAGAGGGGCCAGCCTCTTGCCGAACCCGCCTGCGAGTATCAAGGCACGCATGTACTCGCCTAAAGCCCCATTTAAATAGAACTCGCATTATACGTGCGTCTCTATTGGTGCGACGACTTTAATGTGCCGGTGCTGGACCCCCACGACGTAGTTGATAAATGTAGCAGAATATCGGCTGTATACATAACAGAGCCGGGCGACGTGAGGCCTGCTTTAGGTGCCGACATAGCCATAACTAGACAGGCCGTGGAGAACGAGCTGGGCAATAAATCCCTGGCGCTAGAGCTGATACCCGAAGGGGAATTGGTGTTGCTCAACAAGATACCGGGCTACGCCGATCAGGCTGATGAGGTGATCGTCAGGGGGCGTATCGTCGGCCATAGGTTCTACGACGTGTTAGAGGGGATGTGGAGGTTCAGACCTTTATACGAGGGCGTGTCTAAAATGATTAGCGAGAGGAGGGGGTGGTGGGCCCTTGTGGACATGGAGGACCTCCCTATCGGCTATGACGTACATGAGGACAAAATAATAGAGGGATCTCTGCCCGAGAGGCGATATACGCATGTCGCGGTCTCCACGAAAGATGGGAAGATCCACGGCGTGGCTAAACTCTTTCGGGGGAGGCGGCTCCATATAGTTAAGTCGTGGAGGGCCAGGCCGGGCTTGCCGCCGGGGAGGCCCAGCGATTTGAGCCTATTCGCCGAAATAAATAGGAGACATATTGAGAGGAAGGCCCACGAGGCTGTTGAGTTCCTCAAAAAGGTCTTCGACCAGTACAAACTCCCAATCGTCGTCTCTTATTCCGGCGGTAAGGATAGCCTCGTGGCACTCGACCTAACGGCCAAGACTGGACGTCCCTTCGCCATACTCTTCAACGACACCGGGCTGGAGGCGCCTGAGACCTACGAAAACGTGAAGGAGGTCTCGGAGAGATATGGGGCCGAGCTGATCGTCGCATCGGCCGGCGATAGGTTTTGGAGAGCCATAGGCGAGTTTGGCCCCCCGGCGCGGGATTACCGTTGGTGTTGTAAGGTGATAAAGATGGCGCCTATAACCAAAGCGCTACTCGAGCGTTTTCCTCAAGGCGTCATATCCGTAGTGGGCCAGAGGGCCGCCGAGTCCTTCCAGAGGGCTAAGCTCAAACGGGTGTCTTCAAGCAGGTGGGTGGCGAAAACCATCGTGGTGGCGCCCCTACAGGAATGGAGAGCGCTAGAGGTATGGGGCTATATAGCGCTCAATAAATTGCCGTACAATAAGGCATATGAGAGGGGCTTCGACAGGCTGGGTTGTTTGGTCTGCCCTGCAAATGAGATGGGCGAGCTGGAATTGGTGCGTATCAGCTATCCGGGGATCTACGAGAGGATGGAAGAGGAGGTTTTGAAGTACTATGGAGACGAGACCTATCTGAGGTATGGACTTTGGAGGTGGAAGAAGGGCGTGCCTGGAGATCTCCAGCGGTTTGTCAAAATTAGAGTTAGGCCGAAATATCCTGTGGAGGTGAGGAGAAGCGGCGAGGTCGTCGAGCTGTCGGGCGTTAAGCCGGATATGGAGACGGCGACGCAATTACTTAAGATGTTGGGCGAGGTGCAGATTAACGGCAACGTCATTAAAGCTGGCGGCGTCGCCATAGAGATGGTCGCCGGCTCCATTAGGGCTGTAGGCGAGAAGGCCCTAGACGCCGCGGCGTTAATTGTGAGGGCCTCTATATGTGGCCATTGCGACTTATGTATAAGTTGGTGCCCCACAAAGGCCTTGAGGAGAGGAGAAGACGGACGTTTCGTTGTAGATGGGGATAGGTGTATTAGATGTCTGTTATGTTCTCGCGCATGTCCGTCGGCTCAATATCTAGTGTATAGGACCGAGTAATACTGAAGTCCTTAAATACACGACTAGAAATCCACCCAATGATCATATATACAGACCAGTTGGACCAGTTGAAGAAGGTCGTTCAGAGCCTCGCAATAAAGAGGGCTGAGCCCTTGGTCATTAAAGGGGAGAAGGTGGATTTAATATGGCCTCCCCGCCGGCCAGAGCTACCTCTAGACATACTTGAAATTATGCCGAGCGGTGCCTATGTGATACTCAAGGGCAATACTATCACAATAGTTCCATGAGGTCTCTAAGGAAAGTAAAGGTGGCCTCATTAAATATCGATCAAAATATTAAACAGAAACTAATAGAGATTCTTGGCGAAAATGAGAACGTTTACCTAGAAATAAATGAAAAATTTATTAGGATAATTCTATGATAATAATAAACTCCAACAATATAGATTCGGTGTTGTGGAATTTGAGAAATGCTCAGAGGCTCCTCGAGGCCACACCTATAGTTTTCGGCCGCAGACAGGTGGGGCGGTATATCATACAGTTGGGTACAATAGGGCATCTCTACAGCGCGGTTAACGAACTATTGGAGCTCATTGTGGCGGCCAGTAATATGGCTGACAACTTGGGCCTGAAAGATTACTCGATAGTAGTCGAACCGTCTAGGACCTATATTACCCCCGAGCGCCTCCCAGAGGTATTTCCCCCACTACCTAAAGGCAAGCCTGTCGAGCCTCTACGGGAGCCTAATGTGGAGCTCAACATGATGGGTTGTCGCGATGTCACGCCTGGCTATATTAAGTTCTGTATAGGTAATGTCGAAATAGCTTATTATCTAGGAGGTAGAGGTGAATAATGTCGCTCTTTCTCACATTAAGCGAGCTAGAGAGGCTGTTGGACTCCCTAAGGGAATACGCGGAGAGGTATAGAGAGAAGAGGGAGGCGCTGGCCGCAGTTGAGGATAGGTTCCTCAAGTTCACAGAACTGGCCAGGGCATTTGGGGTGGATTTAAAGCTAGCCGAGGGCGTCGAATTCTATACAGGCGGAGAACTTGCAGATAATACAGAGCTACTTGAACGTATAAATAGGGCATTGGCGGCCGTGAGGAGGTTGAGGCAGAGTTATGGTGATTTAAAAGTGATAGTAGATATACAAATAGATTTAAAGAAAATAATGGTAAAAATATAATGGCCGAAAATAGGTATTTATTTATAGTCGATAATCCAGGAATTGATCCCGCACAGAGAGCTCAACTTCTACGAGACCTAAGGGGCGTGCTTTCCGTATTGAACCTTAGGGTCGCCTCGGACCACATAGAGGTGGTGGTTAGGAGTACTCATGTGGCTGAGGCCAAAAACAAAATAGAGGAGGTTTTAGGCAGGGTGCGCGAGGTGCTGGATATAACTATAGAGGAGAATATAGGCCGTGGCGACATCAGGAGGTTTGTCGATCTTTTTAATTCTGAGCGCTTCTGGGAAGCCCACGCGGAGATAGAGCCCCTCTGGCGCAAAAATGGAGACGTAGCCCTCCAGGCGCTGATTTTAATTTGTGCCGCCTTCATCAAGATCCAGGAGGGGTTACCCGACAAGTTCGTCCGTCTGGCCGAGGAGGCGCGTAGACTCCTTGAGGAGGCCCCTCCCAGAGTGGGGTGTATCGACCTGAACAGACTTAGGGAGGATCTCGCTACCTCTATAATGTCAAAACGGCCCTTTAAGATAGCTTGCCTTTAGGCTTTCCACGATTTTAGGCAATATCTCCTCGACTCTGCCTCTGACGATCACGTCGGCTATGTCGTCGAGCTCTGTGGGGCCCATATTTATTATCACCAACTTGGCGCCCCTCCTTTTGGCTATTAGGGGCAACCTATTGGCGGGCGCCACGGCCAGCGAGGAGCCTAAGACCAAAA
This region includes:
- a CDS encoding class I SAM-dependent methyltransferase; its protein translation is MNWIDEFFDEVYRDFMEYYKGPEVSAKEAQFLVEVLGISPGRRFLDAACGHGRHMRFLPGDSVVGLDINVKYLQEAKRYGDVVAADVRMPPFRRRAFDGAYIMHSSLGMFGDEEDLEVLMWLSGSIKPGGLLALDLANRAKIDKAYAALGETWNMWISAGPYRVLSIATYNPLTGTIKETRYFYRSGEYIGTRNLALRLYSPSEIGLMLRSVGMTIKAVYGDFDKSPYSDSSERYIVVAVKTGGAPESLKAAITWP
- a CDS encoding L-threonylcarbamoyladenylate synthase, translated to MKILKVDPLRPRAEDIAEAASVIRSGGLVAFPTETVYGLGADAFNAEATAKIFKAKGRPADNPLIVHVSSLDQALEIGEFPEDVARIAKRVWPGPITFVVKKRVDLPASVTAGLPTVALRCPAHPVALKLIELAGTPIAAPSANRAGRPSPTEAWHVVEDLGDSVDVVLDAGRTFFGVESTIIDATKRPPVLLRPGPFSVEELKSIFGDVVVPDFAKGLREADVALAPGMKYRHYAPDTPLILAEFDLAYAVKIAKSRGLKVAVLCMAGKCAEGDVVFELGSDLYEVAKNLYDSLRRVDKVGVDVAIAPTIEEAGIGLAIMNRLRKASGFKIAKSPEDMSRLL
- a CDS encoding NAD(P)-dependent oxidoreductase; amino-acid sequence: MEVTVIGTGRMGSAFVKRAAQLGYKVYAWNRTRERLAGLPATPISKPSEARGFTAIFVADDEALLSLIDEVKGDVVALMGTYSLNGANTARRVLASRGIPTLSAPIVGGPGNVERGDAIYIIGGEREVYEKYSDFFAKVGKVFYIGDFEKAVVLKLAYNSLLIGTVAVLGEASSLAVAYGISPSQFKELLSQTVFKEIGSVYIDRMYSGEQGTFALRHAGKDVRYATAAAAGRSGSIVLSAVRSLYELLEAWGLGDAYYIKAGVLEAKRQ
- the asnS gene encoding asparagine--tRNA ligase; amino-acid sequence: MAYRQAVSIAEALKSTGSVTVRGWVYRKRELKDKIFIVLRDSTGIIQLVFTRGTDAFNVAQRLNIESSLVATGVLKEEPRAPGGKEIQVQSVNWYYEGKPYPINEDAAQADSEYLLDVRHLWLRSRKMQAVLKIRHTVFGAIHEYFRSRGYYEVQGPMFITAAVEGGATLFKVPYFDDYVYLTQSSQFYLEAFIYSLEKVYTIAPSFRAEPSRTRRHLTEFWHAEAEMAWYHLEDLMRVNEELISHVVSKVLDERAEELKLLGRRTEPLENIKPPFYRVSYDEAIEILRKKGVNINWGDDLGADEERILTLQFDRPIQLYGFPEKVKAFYHRNDPKRPEVTLSVDVLAPEGYGEIIGGGERIYDEGELLSKIERFGLNPKDYQWYIDLRRYGSVPHSGFGLGVDRLVMWIAGLDHIRDAVPFPRDIRRKYP
- a CDS encoding adenylate kinase family protein, whose translation is MRVLITGTPGVGKTTACRELSRLLGAKCIEVAALLAGRPFTRWDPYSLTYDILDAEAARRVLEGEMTGDYIVDTHVLDLIGDVDYVFVLRKRPDVLFRELKGRGWPLHKVVDNVWSEILDYIYLQAKERWRRIYQIDVTEKSTHQTVDVMVKCIRGFVCPDDEVDWLQYSLETGFLDELEAIANRASLRPSSSPQGT
- a CDS encoding DUF354 domain-containing protein, with amino-acid sequence MKVLFDALTPKQARIASILKKSGLNLVITCREYYHVKDMLDHYGVEYTCIGRYGETVEEKLTEGLRRQMALVDIIKGLDGVLSFPSPDAVRVAFGLGKKSIVLNDTPHAYHANSLTIPLSEYLIAPAAIPVEAWRPYCPKRVEVFDGLFEYMWTSRHKPNRDVITRLGLEPGRYVVFRPEEAKAAYYKWNYVELRRKLMETVRELGYVVVNVPRYDDQIVEGAVNLTKAVDHLDLAYYAAAVITGGLTMATEAALLGTPALSYFPEELYVDTYLISKGAPLRRCRDFESCLKELKRALDEGRTPPLRLEDPTGLILEIAEKAF
- a CDS encoding glutamate--tRNA ligase, translating into MESLEDIVLKYALINAIKYGGRADPKAVMSKIMAERPDLRPKAREVKSIVDAVVEKVNSMSLEEQRSLLAARWPEALEEKKAEVEKRPGIDALPALPGVEGAKGVVVRFAPNPDFVLHLGSARPAILNYAYKLKYGGKFILRFEDTDPRIKRPLVTEEINAYEAIREDLRWLGVKWDEEYIQSQRMEIYYEYAKKLIELGGAYVDLCKPEEWRKLRNASKACPHRDAPVEKNLELWEKMLRGDFGEGEAVLRVKTDLSHPDPSVRDWVAFRIIDTERTPHPLVGSKYRVWPTYNFAVSIDDHLMGVTHVLRAQEHSVNTTKQSYIFKHFGWKQPVTIHFGRLKIEGGSLSKSKLKALKIKFDDISMPTLSGLRNRGILPEAIWELILSVGIKPSDSTVSLANLFAINRKVLDPRADRYMFVVDPVKLVIDLPSKVVAKLPQHPSFPERGYRTYEMGPGSVSVYVSKKDIELKAFRLMEFVNVKVEKDGDNLYRGVVTGFTIDEARKAKLQIVQWVPEGSPSAVVVKPLAVGKKVEELGLVEAKALEIGIGTAVQFVRYGFVKYIGGNKFVYIHE
- a CDS encoding NDP-sugar synthase codes for the protein MRALILAGGFGKRLAPLTNELPKPLLPIAGKPILVRQIEWLKSQGISDFILAVGYLRHKVFEALGDGRKLGVRIFYSVEEEPLGTAGALKNAEPYLEDDVFVATNGDIVTNLPIAPLLNALEKADVAIALVPLRSPYGIVEFDESGYVTAFREKPVLEGYFINAGVYAMRRDILKVLPDRGNIEETTFPILAKQRRLKAVLYRDVFWRSIDTMKDLEEVEKLLSDGKP
- a CDS encoding phosphoadenosine phosphosulfate reductase family protein, with amino-acid sequence MRLYWCDDFNVPVLDPHDVVDKCSRISAVYITEPGDVRPALGADIAITRQAVENELGNKSLALELIPEGELVLLNKIPGYADQADEVIVRGRIVGHRFYDVLEGMWRFRPLYEGVSKMISERRGWWALVDMEDLPIGYDVHEDKIIEGSLPERRYTHVAVSTKDGKIHGVAKLFRGRRLHIVKSWRARPGLPPGRPSDLSLFAEINRRHIERKAHEAVEFLKKVFDQYKLPIVVSYSGGKDSLVALDLTAKTGRPFAILFNDTGLEAPETYENVKEVSERYGAELIVASAGDRFWRAIGEFGPPARDYRWCCKVIKMAPITKALLERFPQGVISVVGQRAAESFQRAKLKRVSSSRWVAKTIVVAPLQEWRALEVWGYIALNKLPYNKAYERGFDRLGCLVCPANEMGELELVRISYPGIYERMEEEVLKYYGDETYLRYGLWRWKKGVPGDLQRFVKIRVRPKYPVEVRRSGEVVELSGVKPDMETATQLLKMLGEVQINGNVIKAGGVAIEMVAGSIRAVGEKALDAAALIVRASICGHCDLCISWCPTKALRRGEDGRFVVDGDRCIRCLLCSRACPSAQYLVYRTE